TTGAAATGTTATTTCTGCATTGAGTTAGTATTATGTGTTTATAGTTTTTGAATGCATAATGTATTAATGTCAGTCATTAATGTGTGCAGTATGAATCTGGAGATGATGTGGTCGAGGGGAATGTCGAGTCCTTTGAAGAGAAGGAGGTGTTGAAGATCAGGGCCCAAGGACCAGCTAAGTACTACAACTGGAGGAATGAAAAGTACCGTTGCCCCTACTGCAGCAAGCCCAAGCCCAGATCTGGGTTATTGGAGCATCCGATGGAACATTGCCGGGCTACATCGATCTCCAGTCATGACTACAAGATCATTGGTCAGCATTCTGCCCTCCTGAAGGTCCTGAGAAACCCTGACCTCTAGTCGTACATCATGCTGATCATCGGAAGCTGGAAGCGTACTCATCATCAGTATATTTGATGATGTTTTACTTTTGAAAAGCTGCATCTGGGTCTGAACTGCTTGGAAACTAGCTATATTAATGTAATGTAATGTAATGTATTGTGTGTTTGAACTGGATCTGTTGTGAACTGCCTGCTACCTGTGGTGGTAGCCTAGAATGATATCTATATATGTGTGGCCTTAACTTTATTGGTGGTGAATGCTTTCTTCATGTTTAGTTGTTGTTTCGATGGTGCAATGATCACAAATGGCGGTTCAGTGTTGCTTGAGACATGCTGCAACACTTGTCTATGCTGTGGGCAAGTGCAACATGCTGTGCCCATGTGCCAATTATACCAAATATTGAATGTGGCAATGTTCCAAAATGGCTATCATGAATTATAGTACATGGGGTTTAGTAAAGTTACTGATAATTGTTCATCCTCACACATTCCATCAACGCATAATTTGAATAAGCAAAAAGATCAAATGTTCCATCATTTGAACCTATATTGCAATTAGAGAGCAAATATTCCATCATCAAAGTGTGAAGGAATTAAATGTAAATTTAGAAGAGTAATGTAATACTAGTTAAAAATAATGTGTGCAAAAAAAGGAATTTGAAATAAGATCTACTTTATTTTGTAATAAAGTTATATTACCCTACTTATTAGAATTTTGAAAATGTCACTTATTTATAAGAAAAGAAAATATAAATATTCAAAATGATGTGTTTGATAAAAATACCTTTTGAATTGTTGGTATGTTATTATTTGAGGAGTCATGTAATTTTTATGTTATTTTTTGAGTGCTCAGGTAATTTTTATGTGAAGTGAAGggaaaggaaaaaataaacaaaAGGAAAAGCATGGGCCATCCTAGCCATCTTGGAAACCTAGCTTTacaaataaaaaattcaaaaaaataagagGGCATTAAAaaagtaaacaaatataagagggcattataaattcaaaaaaattcaaaaatatagaaagaatattttacaatgcccccctgaggtatagatcgatgttttgaccagtcagtctagagggcattataaattaataaaaattcgaaaaaatataaaaccttggaaacccacctttgtttgtgcaatagatcatgtgtgccaaagttgaggtcatttggaggtggtcgaaaaaatgaccgcatttcggaggggccatttggtctaacttaagccagttttttaaaaaatgtgattttttccaccacctccaaatcacacaaactttcttgatcatggtgacccacatgctcccaaaagttggggtcatctcatgcatgccccCACATGCATCATGTACAAGCCGGACCATTTGGGTCTGCCGGAGGGCAAGTTTGAAAGAGGTTTTCCTTGCCAGACCcaccaaatgatcccaaacttttTGCACAGCGTACCATGACCATGGCATGCTTGTGGGAGGAGAATTGATACACCATGGCCTCATTTTGTTGAAATCCAATTAATATCCATGTGTATTTCAtgtaagtgagcatgtgtaaaattTATTAGATGACTTGAAGGTCAAAATATTGacttgtcatatatgcaaaaaaatgTGTATTGAACGCAAGTGATCGTGTGTATAATTTAGTGTGTGATTTTAAGATCAAATCAATACACATTGGCAATATGCCAAAAAAAGTGCCCACGTACAAGAGCAGGAGAATTCATtttccacggcctgcatacgactaggaaccctgCCGTGCATGGGCCAGGACGCAGGCCCGTGGTGCAGAATATCTCTGCTGCTAGTAGGCCCCACGGGGCAGAGGGAACGAGAGTTAGGCAATGTACTGCCTGCAATTGATAGGAGCTTGGGAGGGGAGTCGCAGCCGGGTATATAAACCGGTGCGGTgctctctcgcttggcgaggtgggactgaaCTCTCACCACCCAACGGCTATGCGCTGCGATGTGCCCTGCGCGGCTCCGCCTTGGGCCCAATTCGGGCGGGCTGGCCCAGGGCAGCCTTACCCGCTCGCTGATATGTTttatattttctttgtttcttttcttgtttatatttgtaatatttaaaatcaaatctctttttttctatattatttctaacagtgtttactaaaattaaaaaaatatgccaaattctgttgtgttttatttcatttgttcgtACTCTTTTGTATATTGATAATATTTACGAAATATGAACTAAAATGTTGTGTTTTATTTCATTTCTTCTTTCCAATATTTCTtatctttattattttttaaatatttttagttTGTAAGATAAAATGTTCTTTTTTATTTtacttcttcattctaatatttgttctcttctttatatttgaaatatttccaaaatgtaagataatatgttatCTTTTATTTCACTTATTCATTCTAATATTTGTTCTCTtctttatatttgaaatatttccaaaatgtaagataatatgttgtcTTTTATTGCACTTATTCATTCAAATTTGTTCTTCTGTTTTCTATATTCTCCTCTTTTCTTTGTTCTGACAGTTATAAATTTAAATAATGTATGATATAATGTTGTCTCATATTTCACTTTTCATGGTTGTCTTTCCTAATGTATgatataatgtggtagtagaattcaTACACCACGGCCTCATTTTTGTTGAAATCCAATTAATATCCATGTGTATTACATGTGAGTGAGCATGTGTAAAATATATTAGATGACTTGAAGGTCAAAACATTTacttgtcatatatgcaaaaaaatgtgtattgaatgcaagtgagcaggtgtataatttagtgtgtgatttgaagatcaatacacatggcaatatgccaaaAAAAAGTGCCCGCCTACCAGAGCAGGAGAATTCATactccacggcctgcatacgactaggaaccctgCCGTGCATggaccaggatgcaggcccgtggtgCAGAATATCTCTGCTGCTAGTAGGCCCCACGGGGCAAAGGGGACGAGAGTTAGGCAATGTACTGCCTGCAATTGATAGGAGCTTGGGAGGGGAGTCGCAGTCGGGTATATAAACCGGTGCGGCgctctctcgcttggcgaggtgggactaaactcccaccacccaacGGCTGTGCGCTGCGATGTGCCCTGCACGGCTCCGCCTTGGGCCCAATTCGGCCGGGCTGGCCCAGGGCAGCCTTACCGGCGCGCTGATATGTTttatattttctttgtttcttttcttgtttatatttccaatatttaaaatcaaatctctttttttctatattatttctaacagtgtttactaaaattaaaaaaaatgccaaattctgttgtgttttatttcatttgttcgtACTCTTTTGTATATTGATAATATTTACGAAATATGAACTAAAATGTTGTGTTTTATTTCAATTCTTCATTCTAATATTTCTTatctttattatttttttaaatatttttagtttgtaagataaaatgttctgatttatttcacttcttcattctaatatttgttctcttctttatatttgaaatattttcaaaatgtaAGATAATACGTTATCTTCTATTGCACTTCTTCATTCTGATAAAATGTTCTGTTTTATTTCAATTCTTCATTCCTAattataaattttattttctgtttgatcCTTGAAATATTATTAAATCAAATCTAGTTGGGACATTCGCATGCATACCTCCACGTGCACCATGTACTAGAAGCAGGATTATCTTCTCGGTCTCACCAATTCATACCAAACTGTATGCATACCCTAGGATGACCATGGCAAGCATGCATGACGAGTATCGTTCATTTCCAAaactcgatgcattttctagggtttttctggcgacaaaaccctacaacactgccatcacgtgacgcaacatgcgttttgtgtccgaattcgtgcacaccttgcctgggggacCACAATGGCCAAGCTCACAtggtcccaaaagttggggtcatctcatgcatgcttccacatgtactatgtacaagcaggaccattcgggtctgccggaggtcAGGTCTGAAATTGGTTTTCCTTGACGGTCCCATCAAATGATCCCAAACTTCATGCATGCCCTAcgatgaccatggcatgcatgcgtgacaagtatcgttcatttgcgacactcgatgcattttctagggttttccggCGATAAAACCCTANNNNNNNNNNNNNNNNNNNNNNNNNNNNNNNNNNNNNNNNNNNNNNNNNNNNNNNNNNNNNNNNNNNNNNNNNNNNNNNNNNNNNNNNNNNNNNNNNNNNNNNNNNNNNNNNNNNNNNNNNNNNNNNNNNNNNNNNNNNNNNNNNNNNNNNNNNNNNNNNNNNNNNNNNNNNNNNNNNNNNNNNNNNNNNNNNNNNNNNNNNNNNNNNNNNNNNNNNNNNNNNNNNNNNNNNcatgcatgcatgacaagtatcgttcatttccgtcactcgatgcattttctagggtttctCCGGCGACAGAACCCTACAACACTCCCCACGTGACGCAACATGCATTTTATGTCCGAATTCatgcacaccttgcctgggggaccacattggccaagcccacatggtcccaaaagttggggtcatctcatgcatacttccacatgcaccatgtacaagcaggaccattcgggtctgccggagggcaGGTATGAAAGTGGTTTTCCTTGACGGTCCcaccaaatgatcccaaactttatgcaTACCCTAGGAttaccatggcatgcatgcatggcaAGTATCGTTCATGcccgacactcgatgcattttctagggtttctCTGGCGACAGaaccctacaacactgcccccacgtgacgcaacatgcgttttgtgtccgaattcgtgcacaccttgcctgggggaccacattggccaaGCCCACATGGTCCCAAAAGAAAATTCTATAAATGATAGAGATACTATAAATATTGTTGAACATATACAACTATACAATAACTAATAGGTGTCACAAATAGTTTTTTTAGGGATGAAGCAATGATATTTATTTTGAGGGAAGAAACAATGCaggtaggtgggccggcccagaccACAAATAAGTGTCGGATCCATATTGTGGGGCCCAGAACACTGCGCtttccatgcacgtcgatcacaCGCACGTCGATCACGGTAGTAGTTGCCGTTCTGTTACACAATTCTGGGATCATGCTAATCCATATGTTCCTAATCCCTACGATTGAGGACCACGTTCAGCCTCGCTTCAACGGAGGAAAATATAGATCGAGATATTGGCCACAGGGAAGTTACGACGACCTAGGCATCGACCTCGTATATAATCTCCTCCTCCTCGCACATGTCGTTGACTAGATCGACTCCTGCCGGTGAGGCATCGACAGCTCCGTCCGCCGCATCCCACACGCCATAAAAACCCCTAGAAGATCAAGGTCGTCCGCACGTGCAGGCCGACCTCGACGAACTACGCCGAGAACGCATTgccgacttctttcatcttcgtcgaTCGATCAAGTAAATTGTCCTCCTTCCCTCGCGCCTTCATGGCAAGGTACTTCCTCCGTCTCGTTGCTTTGATGGACTTAGGTTTACCACATATTTTCAACTAGTATGAACTCGACTAGATGTGTTCTGACCAGATGGCGTAGATGAAAACAATCTTTGGTTCTTTCATAGCATGGTAGAATAAGATGTTGTTTCTCGAGAAGCATGATGCAATACATTTTTTGTCACAAGATCCAATTATATTTTTGTCACACGATCCAATTATATTGTTGTGCACATAGAACATTAAAGAGTTATTAGCATTATATGTTGCTGAACCTCAAATAGGTACCATTGCTATAGACTCTAGTTTATTTACAGATGAACAATTTGTCACCCTGTTAATAAGACAACCAGACGAATTTGTAACAGTTTACCATATTAAATTTATTGAGTATATAATTTATCTGATACTCAAAGAACTTGATCAGATGCAAGTAAATTCAATTACCAATTGTAGCTATTTTTCATTGCCTCATGTCAGCACACACTTGGCTGCATGTTGCAGTATACATGGTGATAGTTTTGTATTTGCATTAGTGTTATTTTTGCATTAGTGTTAGCTAGTGCCAGAAAGTTTTATATTTTTGCATGTCTATTGTTATTTTTGCTTTAGTGTTAGCTAATGTCACGAAATTATATATTTTCTTTCAACAGGATGGACGAGCTAAATGGAGAAATAGTATGCACCGTTGAGAAATGGTGCAAGCTTGTTGCAGCTCTATCGAGCTGTCAACGCGCTAGAGTGGCTGATACAACATTGCGCAGCATGCTGTAGATACCATCTATTAAGATGCGTACCCTACTGATTAGGTATATGATTAAGAATTTTCAGGCCAGCACGGGCAGATTCATTATACAAGAGCAGGTTGGGGAGGTGACTCTTGGTGCGGTCGATGTCGTGTGCATCTTTAACCTCGAGAACCAAGGACTGTCCACTTCGGACATTCTGACTAAAGAAGGCGAGGACATGAAGGAGCGGGTGCCCCCACAATTTTCAGTAAG
This portion of the Triticum dicoccoides isolate Atlit2015 ecotype Zavitan chromosome 7A, WEW_v2.0, whole genome shotgun sequence genome encodes:
- the LOC119327810 gene encoding uncharacterized protein LOC119327810 isoform X2 produces the protein MESEEEDLVGNKRKWDKTGFYPYESDEDEPYEYESGDDVVEGNVESFEEKEVLKIRAQGPAKYYNWRNEKYRCPYCSKPKPRSGLLEHPMEHCRATSISSHDYKIIGQHSALLKVLRNPDL
- the LOC119327810 gene encoding uncharacterized protein LOC119327810 isoform X1, encoding MESQEEEDLVGNKRKWDKTGFYPYESDEDEPYEYESGDDVVEGNVESFEEKEVLKIRAQGPAKYYNWRNEKYRCPYCSKPKPRSGLLEHPMEHCRATSISSHDYKIIGQHSALLKVLRNPDL